A window of Calonectris borealis chromosome 3, bCalBor7.hap1.2, whole genome shotgun sequence contains these coding sequences:
- the DYNLT2 gene encoding dynein light chain Tctex-type protein 2 isoform X1, translated as MEKRSKMPKLAAAPEGGKRRQGLLDKDSTKGKRTQSNYEALGTAPMEEEYFSDPMKAKLLAFKANRAKIRYANTYRLESHNKFRDYLVRDKAQAILTNKLQQAKYDGVSSPALCASISEEILKAVKELDFDRYKYVVSVLIVEKAGQAINVASRWVWDVQRDTWVSAKCETETFIALALVMACYYD; from the exons ATGGAGAAGCGCTCCAAAATGCCGaagctcgccgccgccccggagGGAGGAAAGCGGCGGCAGGGCCTGTTGGATAAAGACAGC acaaaaggaaaaaggacacAATCAAATTACGAAGCTTTAGGTACGGCTCCAATGGAAGAAGAGTATTTTAGTGATCCAATGAAAGCTAAACTATTGGCATTCAAAGCTAATAGGGCAAAGATAAGATATGCTAATACATACAGGCTGGAGTCACATAATAAATTTCGGGATTATTTAGTAAGAGACAAAGCTCAAGCGATACTAACg AATAAACTTCAACAAGCCAAATACGATGGAGTTTCTAGTCCCGCCTTGTGTGCTTCAATCTCAGAAGAAATATTAAAGGCTGTGAAGGAATTGGACTTCGACCGTTATAAGTACGTGGTATCAGTACTAATTGTGGAAAAGGCAGGTCAGGCAATAAAT gtTGCCAGCAGATGGGTCTGGGATGTTCAAAGAGACACTTGGGTTTCAGCTAAATGTGAAACTGAAACATTTATTGCACTGGCTTTGGTAATGGCTTGTTATTACGATTAA
- the DYNLT2 gene encoding dynein light chain Tctex-type protein 2 isoform X2: MEKRSKMPKLAAAPEGGKRRQGLLDKDSTKGKRTQSNYEALGTAPMEEEYFSDPMKAKLLAFKANRAKIRYANTYRLESHNKFRDYLVRDKAQAILTNKLQQAKYDGVSSPALCASISEEILKAVKELDFDRYKLPADGSGMFKETLGFQLNVKLKHLLHWLW, translated from the exons ATGGAGAAGCGCTCCAAAATGCCGaagctcgccgccgccccggagGGAGGAAAGCGGCGGCAGGGCCTGTTGGATAAAGACAGC acaaaaggaaaaaggacacAATCAAATTACGAAGCTTTAGGTACGGCTCCAATGGAAGAAGAGTATTTTAGTGATCCAATGAAAGCTAAACTATTGGCATTCAAAGCTAATAGGGCAAAGATAAGATATGCTAATACATACAGGCTGGAGTCACATAATAAATTTCGGGATTATTTAGTAAGAGACAAAGCTCAAGCGATACTAACg AATAAACTTCAACAAGCCAAATACGATGGAGTTTCTAGTCCCGCCTTGTGTGCTTCAATCTCAGAAGAAATATTAAAGGCTGTGAAGGAATTGGACTTCGACCGTTATAA gtTGCCAGCAGATGGGTCTGGGATGTTCAAAGAGACACTTGGGTTTCAGCTAAATGTGAAACTGAAACATTTATTGCACTGGCTTTGGTAA